Sequence from the Fodinibius salicampi genome:
CACAGACACAGCCTCAGAAAATCCGTCGCCGACCATGGCCACATAGGCCCAGCCAACATCTTTTGCTTCTTTTGATGGCCATTCCGTCATTTCTTTCATGAGCTCGATATGATGAACCGGACCCTTTCCGTATTCAATCATTTTTTCAAATGCCTTTTCCAATCGTTCAGGATTCAGTTCGTTTTGTTGTTCTTCTGAGAGTAGTCTATAGGCTTCAGAAAAATTACCATTGGTTATGGCCGAAGCAAACTGAAAAGCCAGTTTGCCATGCTTTGATTTTATCGATCCCTTCATTTTGTTCTAGGTTTTGAATATGATCCCGTTGTACATACCGACGAAAAGATAAATAACTAAAATAATTTGTGCAGGCAAGCAGCAGTAAATCTCTATGTAAATAGTTATTGTTTCCTACTTGTAATTTTATCTAATTGCCTATATACTCTTTGAAGAAAAGAAGGGATTGTAAAAATATATTTTGGAATTATTTCTTCCTCTTTAAACCTTTTAACATAACAATCGAGTTGTAAAAATGCCTCAGCAGCAAACAGCAAGTGACCCCACCATTGCATTGATACCAGCATTGAAGTCTTCTTATGCAGACATGGTAGAAAAGCTAAATGTAGGCTGGCATGAGAGGGCCCTGCAGATTTTTCTGGCCATCGTGCTTGCCCACTGGGCCGAACATTTGGTACAGGCCTATCAGATTTGGGGACTTGGCTGGCCTATCCCGGAGTCGCGGGGGGTGTTAGGTTATTGGTTCCCATGGATGGTATCGTCTGAACTTTTACACTATGGCTATGCGCTGATAATGCTTATTGGGCTGTGGATATTACGCACCGGCTTTACCAGCAGCGCTTATACCTGGTGGATGGTCTCTTTTTGGATTCAATTCTGGCATCATATTGAGCATGGATTGCTTCAGGGGCAGGCGATAGTGGGCGAAAATTTAGCCAACTCACCGGTTCCGGTTAGTATTTTACAATTCGTGATTCCACGTGTTGAGCTGCATTTGATCTATAATACGGCGGTGTTTATCCCAATGATTATAGCCATGTATCTGCATATGTTTCCGCCCCCCGGCGAGGAACAACACATTAAATGTTCCTGTGTGGTACAGCCTAAATCGTCATCAAATTCATCATAGTTTTGAGGTACTGATTAGCTTTGAATCACTTGTACCGTTGTATTTATAGCAATCATTGGTCAGAGAACTATTCGCAGGTATTGGGTCTCTTATTTTTACTTTTACTATTTGGGTCATTAACAGCAGGATGTGCTTCAAATGCGGAAAAACATTCAGATATCAGCCTCAGTTGGGAAGTAGAACCTGATCCGCCCAGGGTTGGGAGAACTACGATGGATATCACTCTAACCGATAGTACGAACCAATTGATAAAGGGGGCCAAAGTTGAGCTGCAAGGGAATATGTCACATCCGGGTATGAAACCGGTGGTGGTAACTGCCGAAGAGGTGAAACCGGGACATTATTCGGCTGATTTTGATTTTACAATGGGCGGTGATTGGTTTTTTATCATAACTTCAACGCTTAGTGATAAACGGGTTGTGGAACGAGAAATTACAATACCCGGAGTTCGTTCAAAGGAATAATAACAGGATAACAACAGGCAGTAATGGGCTACAATAATCCTACAGGGCAAGGCGGATCCGCAACAAACCTGTTGGATCTTCCACTCATCGGAGATTTTTTGCGTTGGCGCCACTCCCGCATGTTTATGCAGAGTATCATGTTGATCATTGCCCTTGCAATGATTTTACATGGGTTGCTTGGTCCGCAACAAGCTCCCAGAAATCTTTCAACGCTGCTTACGTGGGTTCATTACCGTGGTGTCTTGGTACTAATACTGCTGGTAGCGGGTAACTTTTTCTGTATGGCCTGTCCGTTTATGCTACCGCGGGAGCTTGCAAGGCGCTTTTCCAAGCCCGTACGAAACTGGCCGCGATGGCTACGAAACAAATGGCTTTCTATCGGATTATTTGTTCTGATTCTATTTTCCTATGAGTATTTTGACTTGTGGGGATCTCCCTGGTGGACAGCCTGGCTTATCATTGCTTATTTCTCGGCCGCACTCCTTGTGGATGCATTCTTTAAAAAGGCTTCCTTTTGTAAATATGTATGCCCGATCGGACAGTTTAACTTTATCTCTTCCACCGTTTCTCCGCTTGAGGTCAAGGTAGCGGATCCTGATACCTGTTTGGAATGTACCACAAAAGACTGCATTAAAGGCACTCGTGATCCAAACGACCATGATAAGGTTGTTCAGCGGGGATGTGAGCTTGCCCTTTTCCAGCCGAAGAAAGTAGGTAACATGGATTGTACTTTTTGCATGGATTGTGTCCATGCCTGTCCCCACGACAATGTTGCCGTTTCCACGAAGGTACCGGGAAGCGAACTGTGGGCAGACACACGTCGGTCTGGAATCGGACGTTTTGGAAACCGCAAGGATCTGTCCGTGTTGGCGCTAGTTTTTACGTTCGGGGCGTTGCTGAATGCCTTCGGGATGGTTAGTCCGGTTTATGCATTTCAGAACTGGCTTGCAGGAATCATGAATACCACCTCGGAAGCCACGGTCTTGGGCACCCTGTTTTTTTTGATGCTTGTTGTGGAACCGATTGTTTTGTTGGGGCTGGCAGCTTATGGCACCAGCAGCTGGACCGCAACCGGCGAAAAACTGCTTCCCGTGGTTATGCGCTATTCCTATGCGCTGGTTCCCTTTGGGTTTGGTTTATGGGTCGCTCATTACAGTTTTCATTTCCTGACTGGTATATGGACTTTTGTTCCGGTAATTCAGGAAATGCTTGCAGATTGGGGAATCCCTATTTTCGGAGCCCCAGCTTGGCAATTATCTGGATTACCAGAACAGCTCGTATATCCACTGGAACTGGGTTTTCTTAGTTTGGGTTTATTAGGTTCACTTTTAGTGACATATCGTATCTCATTCAGAGAATACAAGGCTCGTCCCTGGCAGGCATTTATTCCCTGGGCCGTTCTTTGCGTAGTATTATTTTGTGCAGCGTTATGGTTGCTTAACCAGCCTATGGAAATGCGGGGTACATTTCTCGGGGGATAGACGGAAACTTGATCAGGAAAAATAATAAGGAATAATAGCTTAAATGAATACGCCTCAGGATAATGTAAGTACTCGAAAAAGGAAATGGTATTATGCCATGGTTCTTATTTGTTGCCTGATTCTTTGGGCACCCAAGACCGATGCCCATGAAGGACCGCCTTTTCGTATTATTGTTGACCAGGAGGTAGGCCCTTATTTAGTAACGGTTTGGACCGATCCTGATATTGGTATAGGGACCTTTTTTGTGGTTCTGGAACCCATCTCCGGTGATAATGAAAAGTTACCGGAGATATCCGCGGTTAAGGTTGGCGTTGCGCCTACTTCCGGGAGACTTGAAGAGAAAATTTATTCAGCGGAATCGCAACAAGTAAGAAATGGCGCCCGGTATCTTGCTGAAGTAGAGTTCGATCAAGGGGAGATGTGGAAGGTGCGGGTAATAATAGAAGGACAGGATTGGGAAGGAGAGCTTAATTCCGAAGTAGAAGCTACCCCTGATGGTTCAATCGGACCGATTGTTATTGTAATTTATGCGCTTCCCTTTATTGGTATTGGTATACTCTGGATTCGTGCAATTATGCGTAGACGGGAAACAGAAGAGTGAATATTTCGAGCCATGTGCATGGCATTTGCAATACAAAACAGGAGGGAGAGATGCATTATTATATTTCCTTTAGCAGTTTTTCTTTTATCTCCCCGTACCTGTGGGTAAAATGAACGCCGATTTGGGATTCCCGAAGATCAAAGCCAAAAGCTCTTTTGCTTACCACAATAATGGGTGGTGATTGGATACGTTTAAAATAATTGGTTTTAAAAAGTGTCCAGGTATGCTCCAGGTCTTTTATAAAATCCTGGTGGCTATCAAATATTTGAGATACCAAGCCCGGTTCTATACCCAACTTTTCTTCCAGGCTTCCATCCCTATAATAACTGAGTATATCTTCCGGATCGAGCCGGAATTCTATAAAGGCTTTCAGCAACTGATCATGGTAGGGATAGACAAAGGGATCTCCTTCTCCATTCTCGATATTCTGTTTATCACTCAGTTCGGCCGAAGCGGGGATATCAAAAAGTTTGTCGGGGAAAATATTCTCATCTTCGATGGAATTGATGTGGCGGCAAAGGTCATAGACTTCGGTTTTATAGAGATCCGCAATAGGAGCCAGGGCACCGTTAATATCCCCGTAAATGGTGGCATAGCCGGTAGCCGTCTCACTTTTGTTGCCGTTATTCACAAACACCGCCCCCAGGGCAGAGGCAATGCCGGCTATTATCCGGCTTCCCCGGTCGCGGGCCTGTATATTTTCCCGCACCAAAGAATTGAGCGGTAGCTCAGTTGTTTGGCCGGAGCCATCCAGTCGTGTAAATTCAGTGTTTTCAAACTGCTGGACGGTATAATCAAAAGCTTTCTGTATGGGGACAATCGCATAGTTTAGATGAAGGGTTTCGGCCAGCTCCTGTGCGAGTCCCTTCGTGATATCCGAGTTGAATTTCGAGGGCATATTTACCGCATACACATTGTCCGCTCCCAATGCCCTGCAGAGCAGATATGCGCTCAGGGAAGAGTCGACGCCACCGCTTATGCCGATGACCACTTTTGAGGCATTGATCAGTTCGAAAAACTGTTGAATTCCATATATCAAGCCCTCCAATAATTCTTCATTATCTTTGTTCGCTGAAAGTGCCGGTTTCTTTTGCCCCTCTTGGTGATCGCCATTCAGGGGTACCCGTAAAACTTCTTCTTTATAGTCTTCTGCGACTTTACGTACCGATCCATTAGGATTATAGACCGTGGTGTCTCCATCAAAGAGGTATACATTTTTCCCATTATTCTGGATACCAATATTATTCACATAGATAAGCGGTGCCGAATGATTTTTTAGACGATCTTTTACCACCCGGTGGCGCTTGTCATTTTTCCGCCAGGTCCAAGGGGAGCAGGAAATATTGATAATACATTCCGCTCCCTTAGACAAGAGTATTTGGATAGGATCGGCAGCATAATCATCGCTCCACATATCTTCACACAGGGTAATGCCGATTGTTCTCTGTTCACCATTGATATCTACTTGTAACGGCTGCAAGAAATCCTCTATCGCAATATCCTTATCCGCGGACAGTTTCCGGGCAGAATAGAAGTGGCGATCATCTTCGAACTCCCGGTAATTGGGATGCAGCGTTTTGTGGAACTTTCCAACCATCTTTCCGTTCTGAGCGGCAAAGGCGGTGTTCAGTTTTCGGATTCTTCCGTCTTCCCCCGCGGCATCTTTATTTATATCTACATTTCCCCATACCACTACTATTCCTTCGGACGATTCAACGATCTGTTCGTTATACCGGTAGCAGTCGGTAACAAATGCCTTATTTTGCCATTCATCGCCAATAATATAGCCCGGTACGGCCATCTCGGGAAAAACTACGATATCATCTCCCTTGGCTTTTGCTTCTTCAATATGGCGGATGATCTTCCTGGTATTTTCATCCGGATGGCCCGGAGAGACTTCGATCTGGCATGCTGCAATATTTAAATCCATGTGTTAAATAAATGCTGTATGATTAAAGAAGCTATCGCTGTTATTATTAGCTTTACGGAATACCCGGATGGGGTAGGCCACCAGGCAAACTACAGATAGGGTTAGGATACTAATTTTAACCTCATCAATCCAGACTTTGAAATTATTACTCCGCAACATGTAGTCTGGCTGAAGGATGCTAACTATCGTCCAATACTGCCTGTAGCAGACAATCCCGGGAAGGGTATTAATATCAGTTAGGCAAGGAGAGATTTCTCTTATCAAAAATGGGGATTGTCTGTTGACTTTAAAGGCCAATTATAGTTTTTACTCCTTTTATTATAAATCGGACCGAGTCTATTGTCCCAGTGGTAAGTTAGCCCCGAGGTATGGGTAAGCAGATCGCGAATAGTGACCGGATTTTCTGCTGGTGTCGTTGTCGGATCTGAACTGGTACTGTTTTCTGAATCCGCTAACACGCGGGCATTTTCAAAAGCGGGAATATATTTTGAAACGGGATCGTTGAGCAGAAACCGTCCTTCTTCGTAGAGCATCATAACAGCCGCCGTTGTGATAGGCTTAGTCATGGAGGCAATGCGGAAGATGGTGTTTTCCTTCATGGGGATATTCTCCTCAAGGTCTTGCATGCCGGACGCATTCAGGTAGGCGATTTCTCCGTCCCGGGCAATGAGTACCACGCTTCCGGCCAGCTGGCCCTCTTCAATGTTATGTTCTATCTCACGGGTGAGATGCTTTAATCGATCACTTGACAGGCCAACCTCCTCCGGTGGGGTAACGGTAACTGAAAGATCATTAACGTCAGCCGACCGGGCTTTTACGGGGCTGTTTAAAAGACCAACTCCAGCGATGAGGAATAGAAACAACAATCCCCAAGCGAATGAATTCATTACATTGACTTGCTTTGAATCAGAATCAACCCGGAATGGGGATTCGCTATTTTTGTTAAAACCAGCACTGTTCCTATGCCTTATAGATTTGTAGAATCCCATCATCATCCTCTGTTTAAGTAAGTTATTATATTAATTTGCATCGTATTGAACGACCTTGCAGCCTACTACATGCACCGTCGGCGAAGCATTAACCACCCATTCCCAAGTGTTAGAATACATGCTATGGTGCGTAGGAGACCAATGAACAAACTACGTAGGCTGTATATTAGGTGCGTAATAAAAATTGTTTTTTGATAAATAATGAACGGGGAGCTAAAAAGCCAAAAGATTGTCAGAGGGCTAGACCCTTTTAACCCGCTATACTCACAGAGAGTAACTACTACGTACCGACCGTAGTTATAACTACATACCGACTGTACTTACTACTCCAGTCGCACTGTACTTAGAAGTACAGTGGGAGCGGAGTGAAAACTAAAGACACCAACAATTGAGAGCATAACCCTGATCCGCCAGTCCGCGGAGATTTTGGATGCCGGCAGATTGAGATTTCCCTTTTAAGGAAACTGTAGAAAAAATATAACCCTGCCCCAAACAACTACAGCTTATCAATTTTTCCTAGAATAGTCTGTTTGTCGGTCTGTGTTTTGGCAAGAGACAATGCTTTTTGGAAATACTGCTTAGCCTTTTGGGTCTCAGTGTCTTTGTAGAGCTCTCCAAGAAGGGTATAGTAATAATGGTTATCTGTTAATTTCAGTTTCTCGGCTTCGGCAATGGCAGCTTCTTTTCCATGTATTTTTGAAAGGGCATACGTTCTGTTGAGTGCCGCAATGGGTGAATATTCCTTAATCAGCAGTTGATTATATAGTTGCAGAATATTTTTCCATTTTTCTTTGGTGCCTTCCTTATTTGTATGCCACCAGGCAATGCTTGCTTCCAAATGGTATTTAGAGACGTTGTTTCCTTGTGATGCCTG
This genomic interval carries:
- a CDS encoding FixH family protein, translated to MYRCIYSNHWSENYSQVLGLLFLLLLFGSLTAGCASNAEKHSDISLSWEVEPDPPRVGRTTMDITLTDSTNQLIKGAKVELQGNMSHPGMKPVVVTAEEVKPGHYSADFDFTMGGDWFFIITSTLSDKRVVEREITIPGVRSKE
- a CDS encoding 4Fe-4S binding protein; this encodes MGYNNPTGQGGSATNLLDLPLIGDFLRWRHSRMFMQSIMLIIALAMILHGLLGPQQAPRNLSTLLTWVHYRGVLVLILLVAGNFFCMACPFMLPRELARRFSKPVRNWPRWLRNKWLSIGLFVLILFSYEYFDLWGSPWWTAWLIIAYFSAALLVDAFFKKASFCKYVCPIGQFNFISSTVSPLEVKVADPDTCLECTTKDCIKGTRDPNDHDKVVQRGCELALFQPKKVGNMDCTFCMDCVHACPHDNVAVSTKVPGSELWADTRRSGIGRFGNRKDLSVLALVFTFGALLNAFGMVSPVYAFQNWLAGIMNTTSEATVLGTLFFLMLVVEPIVLLGLAAYGTSSWTATGEKLLPVVMRYSYALVPFGFGLWVAHYSFHFLTGIWTFVPVIQEMLADWGIPIFGAPAWQLSGLPEQLVYPLELGFLSLGLLGSLLVTYRISFREYKARPWQAFIPWAVLCVVLFCAALWLLNQPMEMRGTFLGG
- the nadE gene encoding NAD(+) synthase; amino-acid sequence: MDLNIAACQIEVSPGHPDENTRKIIRHIEEAKAKGDDIVVFPEMAVPGYIIGDEWQNKAFVTDCYRYNEQIVESSEGIVVVWGNVDINKDAAGEDGRIRKLNTAFAAQNGKMVGKFHKTLHPNYREFEDDRHFYSARKLSADKDIAIEDFLQPLQVDINGEQRTIGITLCEDMWSDDYAADPIQILLSKGAECIINISCSPWTWRKNDKRHRVVKDRLKNHSAPLIYVNNIGIQNNGKNVYLFDGDTTVYNPNGSVRKVAEDYKEEVLRVPLNGDHQEGQKKPALSANKDNEELLEGLIYGIQQFFELINASKVVIGISGGVDSSLSAYLLCRALGADNVYAVNMPSKFNSDITKGLAQELAETLHLNYAIVPIQKAFDYTVQQFENTEFTRLDGSGQTTELPLNSLVRENIQARDRGSRIIAGIASALGAVFVNNGNKSETATGYATIYGDINGALAPIADLYKTEVYDLCRHINSIEDENIFPDKLFDIPASAELSDKQNIENGEGDPFVYPYHDQLLKAFIEFRLDPEDILSYYRDGSLEEKLGIEPGLVSQIFDSHQDFIKDLEHTWTLFKTNYFKRIQSPPIIVVSKRAFGFDLRESQIGVHFTHRYGEIKEKLLKEI
- a CDS encoding serine hydrolase domain-containing protein, whose product is MNSFAWGLLFLFLIAGVGLLNSPVKARSADVNDLSVTVTPPEEVGLSSDRLKHLTREIEHNIEEGQLAGSVVLIARDGEIAYLNASGMQDLEENIPMKENTIFRIASMTKPITTAAVMMLYEEGRFLLNDPVSKYIPAFENARVLADSENSTSSDPTTTPAENPVTIRDLLTHTSGLTYHWDNRLGPIYNKRSKNYNWPLKSTDNPHF